The DNA sequence TTGACCTGTTCGACTCTCGCACCCCTGAAGGCTTCAGTCGCCTGCATCAACTGCTGGAGCAGCAACCCTATCGCCTGGCCAGTTGGCGAACCGCTGCCGACGACATCAACTGGCGGCGTTTTTTCGATATCAATGAACTGGGCGGGCTGCGCGTCGAACGCACGGCGGTGTTCGAAGCCACCCACCGCAAGGTCTTCGAACTGATCGGCCGGGGCCTGGTCGACGGCCTGCGCATTGATCACATCGACGGCCTGGCCGACCCGCGCGGCTATTGCCGCAAGCTGCGCCGCCGGGTCACCGCGCTGCTGGCCGAGCGCCCGCTGCACGCGGCACTCGAGCACCTGCCCATCTATGTCGAGAAGATCCTCGGTGCCGGCGAACAGTTGCACCGCGACTGGCAGGTCGACGGTAGTACCGGTTACGACTTCATGAATCAGGTCTCCCTGCTGCAACACGACCCCGAGGGCCAGGCCAATCTCGGCGAGCTCTGGAGCACCCTCAGCGGCCGCCCTGCCGACTTCAGCGAAGAAGTACGCCTGGCCCGGCAGCTGGTGCTCAATGGCACCCTGGCCGGCGACTTCGAGTCCGTGGCCCAGGCCTTGCTGCAAGTGGCGCGCGATGACCTGATGAGCCGCGACCTGACCCTGGGCGCCATACGCCGGGCGCTGCAGGAATTGATCGTGCATTACCCGGTGTATCGCACCTATATCAATGCCTGCGGCCGTCCGGTCGATGACGAGGCCTTCTTTGCCCAGGCAATGGCCGGCGCCCGCACCACCCTGGGCGAAGCCGACTGGCCGGTGCTCGATTCTCTGCAGCGCTGGCTCGGTGGCGATAGCTGGCGCAGCGTGCCCCTGGGGCGCCAACGCAAGCGCCTGCGCAATGCCTGCGTCCGGTTCCAGCAACTGACCTCACCGACCGCGGCAAAGGCCGTGGAAGACACGGCGTTCTATCGTTCGGCGGTGCTGCTGTCGCGCAATGACGTGGGCTTTGACCCCGAGCGTTTCAGTGCCCCGCCCGAAGATTTCCATTCTGCCTGCCGGCAACGTCTGGCGACCTTCCCGGACAACCTGCTGGCCACTGCCACCCATGATCACAAGCGCGGCGAGGACAGCCGCGCGCGCCTGGCGGTACTCAGCGAGCGCAGCACCTGGTATGCCGACCGGGTCGAGCATTGGCGCGAATTGGCCTCGCCCCTGCGCAGCACTTTCGGCGATGACGCCGCCCCCAGTGCCGGTGATGAGTTGCTGTTGTACCAGGCCTTGCTCGGCAGTTGGCCATTGACCCTGTCCGTACAGGACCGCCCGGGCCTGGAAGACTATGCCGCACGACTGCATCAGTGGCAGCAAAAGGCCCTGCGCGAAGCCAAGCTGGCCAGCAGCTGGAGTACGCCCAACGAGACCTATGAAACGGCCTGCCGGGCATTCATCGACACGCTGCTGTTCGATCCGCAAAGCCAGCAATTGCGCCAATCCATCGCCGCCGCAGCCCAGGAAATTGCCTGCGCCGGGGCCATCAATAGCCTGAGCCAGTGCCTGTTGCGCATGACCGCACCGGGGGTGCCGGACCTGTATCAGGGCACGGAA is a window from the Pseudomonas sp. LS1212 genome containing:
- a CDS encoding malto-oligosyltrehalose synthase, whose protein sequence is MKPLSASVRLQFHQHFTLDDAVPLVPYFAALGISHVYASPLLRARPGSMHGYDVVDPTCINPELGGEAALERLVAALRQHGMGLILDIVSNHMAVGGAHNRWWLDLLEWGRRSPYAEFFDIQWHSPDPLLEGQLLLPYLSSDYGAVLQAGEIPLRCDVVHGAFFIEHYEHHFPICPVDYARILCASGDPRLSELGARFAALQDLRHAHARAPALQQELADMARTPELAKALKGILDLFDSRTPEGFSRLHQLLEQQPYRLASWRTAADDINWRRFFDINELGGLRVERTAVFEATHRKVFELIGRGLVDGLRIDHIDGLADPRGYCRKLRRRVTALLAERPLHAALEHLPIYVEKILGAGEQLHRDWQVDGSTGYDFMNQVSLLQHDPEGQANLGELWSTLSGRPADFSEEVRLARQLVLNGTLAGDFESVAQALLQVARDDLMSRDLTLGAIRRALQELIVHYPVYRTYINACGRPVDDEAFFAQAMAGARTTLGEADWPVLDSLQRWLGGDSWRSVPLGRQRKRLRNACVRFQQLTSPTAAKAVEDTAFYRSAVLLSRNDVGFDPERFSAPPEDFHSACRQRLATFPDNLLATATHDHKRGEDSRARLAVLSERSTWYADRVEHWRELASPLRSTFGDDAAPSAGDELLLYQALLGSWPLTLSVQDRPGLEDYAARLHQWQQKALREAKLASSWSTPNETYETACRAFIDTLLFDPQSQQLRQSIAAAAQEIACAGAINSLSQCLLRMTAPGVPDLYQGTEFWDLSLVDPDNRRPVDFAARRQVLDDSLGAAQLLESWRDGRIKQALIARTLNLRAQYAELFQRGSYQPLEVRGKHATQVLAFLRESDEQRAIVVVTRLTNSLLGDTAIPLIPAQNWEDTRLTLPVTDSLHRWKGLFSEAAVTEKREMWLNTALKDFPVNLFIQNEL